A genome region from Platichthys flesus chromosome 12, fPlaFle2.1, whole genome shotgun sequence includes the following:
- the LOC133966176 gene encoding rab11 family-interacting protein 2, with protein sequence MSLVEQSQKWFPTHVQATVLQANGLQPKGKHGTNDGYTIIQLGKEKYSTSVAEKTLSPVWKEEASFELPGLLMEGNPEVYELCFIVMHRSLVGMDKFLGQRSINLNEIFDNKERKKTDWYSLQSKPGKKRKERGRIQVSIQFMRNNMTASMFDLSMKEKPRSPFSKLKGKMKGRKHDSGFGDTSSAILPRSAACDLEPSRQSFGPDPQTKPEAKVKRPLLAGGHKLSAAHSMSDLIGTPSRSKQDSMEESGGPHRRSQSEVPDYQDGEAHSDPFTDISDTLPQKYATLPRNRNPFEGEQGQLWDRAERKEKKEKVSLLERVTGKKEGRKTNNDGRSGSSGDLRSPNPFSGDPQAETNPFTSNYKARYGKSPGKEDFTFGQKKKDMHGKKKELTKESVAAYSNLSFEEVVQELIKQKEVVKKKDAHIRELEDYIDNLLVRVMEETPMILRTPYEPNKKAGKLNKK encoded by the exons ATGTCACTGGTTGAGCAGTCTCAGAAGTGGTTTCCGACCCATGTCCAAGCCACTGTTCTTCAAGCAAATGGTTTACAGCCTAAGGGCAAACATGGCACCAACGATGGCTACACTATCATTCAGCTGGGCAAGGAAAAGTACTCCACGTCAGTGGCAGAGAAGACACTCAGTCCAGTCTGGAAAGAAGAAGCCTCCTTTGAGTTACCTGGTCTGCTTATGGAGGGCAACCCCGAAGTGTATGAACTCTGCTTCATAGTGATGCATCGCTCCCTGGTTGGGATGGACAAGTTTCTGGGTCAGAGGTCCATCAACCTTAATGAAATCTTTGATaacaaggagaggaagaaaactgA CTGGTATTCCCTGCAGTCCAAGCcgggaaagaagaggaaagaacgAGGCCGCATCCAAGTCAGCATCCAGTTCATGAGGAACAACATGACGGCCAGCATGTTTGACCTCTCCATGAAGGAAAAGCCACGCTCGCCTTTCTCTAAGCTTAAAGGCAAAATGAAAGGTCGTAAACATGACAGTGGCTTCGGTGACACGTCTTCAGCCATCCTGCCTCGCTCTGCCGCATGTGACCTGGAGCCCAGCCGTCAGTCGTTTGGTCCAGACCCACAAACCAAGCCTGAAGCAAAGGTCAAGAGGCCGCTACTCGCTGGGGGCCATAAACTCTCTGCGGCCCATTCCATGTCAGATCTCATTGGGACACCCTCCCGATCCAAACAGGACTCTATGGAAGAAAGTG GTGGACCTCACAGGCGTTCCCAGAGCGAGGTGCCAGACTATCAGGATGGTGAGGCACACAGTGACCCTTTTACTGATATCAGTGACACCCTGCCACAGAAGTATGCCACGCTCCCACGCAACCGCAACCCATTTGAGGGGGAGCAAGGGCAGCTGTGGGACCGTGCAGAGcggaaggagaaaaaagagaaggtcAGCTTACTGGAACGCGTGACGGGAAAGAAGGAAGGCCGCAAGACCAACAATGACGGCCGATCAGGCAGCTCTGGAGACCTGCGTTCCCCCAACCCCTTTAGCGGTGACCCACAAGCAGAAACGAACCCCTTCACCTCCAACTACAAAGCTCG CTATGGAAAATCCCCAGGTAAGGAAGACTTCACATTTGgccagaagaagaaggacaTGCACGGCAAGAAAAAA gagcTGACAAAGGAAAGCGTGGCGGCCTATAGCAACTTGTCTTTTGAGGAAGTTGTGCAGGAGCTAATCAAGCAGAAAGAAGTGGTGAAAAAGAAAGACGCCCACATCAGGGAGCTGGAGGACTACATCGACAACCTCCTAGTACGCGTCATGGAAGAGACGCCAATGATACTGCGGACACCCTATGAGCCAAACAAGAAGGCGGGTAAACTTAATAAAAAGTAG